The stretch of DNA CCGATGTTCTGTGAGCCATGGCCTCTAACAtcacagtgttgtttttcacaggacagacacagatacacaaacatgcatttaTCTTTGGGAGCAATTTATATCCAcctgttttgcatgtttttgtcAATAAGCTAAAGTTAAATAccttattctattctattctattctattctattctattctattctatttataTGCTGTTCAATTTGCAGAGGTGCAATCTTCAAGTTGGCAGATTTCAGGAGAATAAAATTCCTTTTCACAACATGAGTActctgaaagaaaagaaacctgATTTCTCTGAGCTGATAAtcacctgtaaaaaaaacagacaccagCCACAATTTGAAACACACTTACAGGTCTACATCATGAGAGAAAAAGTAATGAATTGTCAACCCGGCCCCCCATCTCATGCTCACCTTCTCGCTCACCTTGTTTCGGAGGCGTTCCTTCCTGTTACCCAGGTCCTCCCTGTCTTCCTTGCCCAGTTTGTCTCCACTGTCAGGACAGTAAGAGTATCCGTGGTGATGCCCCTCTTTCTTGGCCCGATCCTGACAGTAGCCCTTTCCCCATTTGGTCTCATCTTTACGGCGCATAAACTTGTCAAATTCATAGTGGTTTCGCTGTCGTTTCCTCTCTTCATCCTTCCCTCGGTGTtccttgtctctctgtctgcggccatgctgctccctctgctcctTGTCACTCTCAGGCTGACCTCTAGTGGTCAGAGTGGAGATTGCATATCAAATACATCATCATAACACAGACATAACGAAGTTGTTAGTATGGGAATTCTTGGGACCACTTTACAGTaaggtgggttttttttttgttaccatGAAATATAGATGAATATTCACAAGTAAAACAACTTTACCTTTAAATGTAATATGTAGGTTTCCAAACAGATcataattggaaaaaaaaatttttcCTGGTGTTTACAAACATATTTAGTGTTGGCATATTTATTAAAAGACCTGACCTGATTTATTTAGTGAGTGAGCAAATTACAACTTAAGCTATGTTTGGAATTTAGCTGTTGCTGGTCCCCCTCTTTTTCATTCGGATAAAGAGTTGGgccttttattattatataagtGGTTAGGATATAATGTGTTTATGCTTCACACATCAGCAATTATACATTATCTTAAATACAATTCATATTCAGACTGGTAGATTGGGAGCCCATACTGATGTCTCATAGCAATATGGAAATATGTTTATAATTGAAGGCTTTACTGATCATTAGTAAagcattgtgtgtttttcactttaTATTATGATGTCAAGCTGCAGTTCTAAATGTAGATGTCTTTATTTTATCACAGTTGCTCCACAGTCTTCTTTCAGAAGGTAAAGAATTCAATATTAAACAGGAGGGGGTTAGGTTAAATTGAGAACTTTGTAAAAGGTCAAAGCAAGCCACATTGGCAGAAGAtctcattcccaggttgtcTTACTGTGTACTGACcgacctgggaatgagaatCAAATCTAATCTAAATTGTACCTTCAAAGTGACCAAAACTTGTGTTCCCTCTGTACACCTGAATGTAAATTATACCATTTTGTTTCTTAGCCATCCAAAAGCTCCCCCTGACAGAAAGCTGCCTATCTACAGTGAATAATTTCACAATCCTTACTTTTCTTTGGAGTCCTTTGACTTCATTTGTCCTCCAGCCTTCTCCCATttgcctctgtctgtctccccaaTGTCACATTTGTCCTTAATTCGGTCTGAATCCATGTCATCATCCCTGTCACTCTTCTTCAGGAGCTACAAAATTGCAGATAAGACACAACAGAATCCATAACTATATGATACACCGTCCAAAGAAGAAAGATTAGACATGATAATTTGGAACTGTTTTTCGTGATGAGCTACTACCTTAATTTTGATGTCTTTTTCAGATAATTTCTTCTGCTTCTCTGCCTCTTTCCGTTTgcgcctctcctcctctcgtcgcttcctcttctcctcttccctctgcCGTTTCTTTTCAagctctcttcttctcctctcctctcttttctcctctcttatTCTCTGTAAAGAAAGATGTAACACGTTAGAAAGGATTCCTCACATCTTTTAAATGTGAGGGTATTTTCTCGCCACTGGCGCATCTTACCTGTTTCtcaattttcttatttttgatgTACTCCAACAGCGGTGTTGTCCGTTTGgctaaaaccaaacaaaatggaaatgttGAGGGTAGCTGCTACGTAAATACAGCTGAATCTTGAGACtgataaaatattaatttgtgCATATTGTACTGTACCTATGAGCTCTCTGGTTTTAGCCTCTATCTCTCCCAGAAGAGTCTCGGGGTTGGCCATAGACTTCTCCTCATCACAGGAGTAATTCTCCAGGAACCGCTTATATTCTGGGTCTGCGGGAGTTTCAGGGCGAGGATGTAAAAATGCAGCATATGTTTGATCATCAACAAATGCCAAATATTGATTTTCTGCTATTCTTATATTCACAAGGATATATTAACAAGCTTAATATCAAGTCTCCTACACATCAGGACACATTCTATTGATGGCACAAGTTTGGTATGTCAGTACCTTCTTCAATGCTCCCAGCTTTAGCATCTTTCTTTTTAAGCTTCTTCTTGGAGATTTTCTGGAAGGGTGCAAACTCTACAACTGCAGGATACTCCTGGCCTGAgcaaatattgaaataaaagGCAGCTCATCATTTAACAGACCTGCTATCAGATAGTAACAGTGGCAACAAAAGCTCTAAAGCCACCTCGCTGTCCATAATATTCAGCCTGTATagctgcaaaacaaacacgCCCTTGTTTGCTCTTAATATGGCAGAATAGGTCGCACTGTTTGCCCACGTTCATCGCCCTTCACACCGAGTTTAAACAAGATCAAGAATTACCCTTGTTGTCGATAAAGACATAACCATCGAATCGATCCCTAAACAGAAGGATGTCTTCAGGGTTTTTAAAGTTGATGTATGCTCTGGAGAACAGGTGCGGATAGAGGCTgtgggaagagagaaaaagagaaaaagggaacCGCTGTAAACAATGTCATGCAaggggggaaaacaaaacaggtttCCCATCATAAGAACAAGTTATTTCCTCAGTGGCTATAAGGGTTATCACGAGTACCTTTGATCTGCTGGAAAGAACTCGAAGTAGTCATAGGATGGCAGTGGActgagctgctcctccagctggTCCTTTGACAGGTTAGGTGGAAGCCTTCTAAGCACCACCTGTAATCAATCATTGATATATCATTTAGGGTAGACGTATATATACTACAAGGGGTGATTGTTTGTAATCTAAGGTACAAGGAGTCAATTTCCAAAAGcctaacacatttatttttcaacacagtCCCCTCCAAATTTACACGCTCGGTCCAGCGGTGGTGGAGCGTTTCATAGAAGTTCAAAAGCTGAACCGAAGGAACAGAGTGTAACTCATCTCCTTCTACCTTAGGCCATGAACTTATCAATCAACCCTTGTATGTATTATTTTTTCACCCCAGCAGAAAGCTCCATGTTGGTGAGGCACGTAACTGCATTTAAATCTGCAATTCAGCTTTTAACTTCTGTTCTTGAGAGGTTGCCCTTTCAAGTCCAgctctgacagacagacagacatattaAAGAGTGCCATGTTAAGTCCTTACACTTCCCTGACCaagatgattattattatttatctattttcttAACCTTCAAGATacttaaagaaaatatgaaGGGACGTGGTTGTTTCTTATCACTTCGGTCTGCAGATGAAGCCAAAATGCGTCAATACTTTCTATTAAAAATATGCTATACTACACTAAACGATAATTCAGATACATAATACGTGTAATACATATTGAAAATCATCGTCAGTGGCAGCATTACTCGGACATGGCACCTTGGCCTCTCTTTACCTGCTGGGGAAATGCTTCAGGGCTTTACATGTCGAGAGAACGAGTCTTACACCACATACGAAGCAACAATATGGCTCGGACACAGAGCGAGGTCTGTTGTTTATGACATGTCTACTAACAGTAACTCTAAACGTCGAAATGTGAAACCTAATGTGATATGCGGCCGTAAGTGCAGCTGACAGGTGGAGGAAGCCGCGGCCGCCTCGTGAATAAAGTCCTTCCTCCGCCTCGTcgctgtccgcggtgctgaactgatcccacctcctcctcctcctctcctcctcctcctccatgttttCCACACAGCGTAAACAATGCAACGCATCGCTAAACGCTCGGCTACGCACCTTGGTGAAaacctccttcttctcttctttctgcTTGGGGTTACCGGGAGTGTTTTCCTGCTCTCTAGGGAGGTCTCGAAACTGTATCTCGACGACGCTTTTCTCCTTGCCCACGGTCATTTGGTCCTTTTCAGACCtcatttctctccatctccctctcgcCCGTGTTAAGTCGCGGCGCACTCGCGAGAGTGTGGTGATATCGCGAGTGTTGAGGGGATTTAAAAAGACAGCGTTGCTCTCCTGCATTTAACAAACCAGCAGTTTCTATCCCAGGCTGGGAGCACACTGAAGAAGATTAagtttaatgtttctgcaagAACTGAATGTCTCCTTTTTTGGCTGCCAGTGTTTTGAATacttttgtaattaaaaaaaatctaacttttggGGACTGAATATACTTTTATTGGGGCATAGGAGGGACATTTGATTAAATTCATTACTTCACTGTTAAGAAGGATTAAAGGCTTTAAGAACAATTTATTAAGGgataatttatatttaaaaaatgtggtttatAAAGTACTCCATTGTGTGGTAACAGTGAAATAGCTATTAACTAAACCTTACGTTTACATTTATTAGTGAGGGTTATCATAATTTGTTAACAATGAATGCATAGTAGCATCAAAGATCAATTTATTTTACAACCATTGATAGAAAAAGTCAGATCATTACAAGTAACATTAAAGCAGTGCggaaatactctgttacagcGGAATGTCGTGCATATattctagtttcacttatgtTAATTACAAAAAAGTAGTACAGTCATAATGAACTTAAAGTACCAAAAGTCAAATGACTCATTATGCAGATCCCACCATGACATCATGCATCTGTTTTTTAACTATCATTATCACACAGCCATCATTAGAAAAGCAATCCAACACTCTTTCTGCTGCCTTCACGTACATATCCTTTGCAGCAGAGCGTAAGAAACATGTGCTGCACCGATAAGGTagatgtgtgtgtccatgtgccAGTGTAGAGCTGCGGGTCGGAGTCAGTTCAGGAGTCCCTCAGTGTCTTGTAGGTCCGGAGTCGCGCTGCGGGGCTTCATGCCGAGCTGATCCGGACAGGCCGGGCTGCCTGCAGGCACGCTGTCCGCAGAGCTCCAGCAGTCAGGGTGGGAGGACTGGCTCACAGACCGCCCGTGGACGTCTCGGCAGGGAACTGAGGGAGAAAACCGGGAGGTCCACAAAAATAACTTGTCAGATGGA from Sparus aurata chromosome 9, fSpaAur1.1, whole genome shotgun sequence encodes:
- the upf3a gene encoding regulator of nonsense transcripts 3A isoform X3, yielding MRSEKDQMTVGKEKSVVEIQFRDLPREQENTPGNPKQKEEKKEVFTKVVLRRLPPNLSKDQLEEQLSPLPSYDYFEFFPADQSLYPHLFSRAYINFKNPEDILLFRDRFDGYVFIDNKGQEYPAVVEFAPFQKISKKKLKKKDAKAGSIEEDPEYKRFLENYSCDEEKSMANPETLLGEIEAKTRELIAKRTTPLLEYIKNKKIEKQRIREEKREERRRRELEKKRQREEEKRKRREEERRKRKEAEKQKKLSEKDIKIKLLKKSDRDDDMDSDRIKDKCDIGETDRGKWEKAGGQMKSKDSKEKGQPESDKEQREQHGRRQRDKEHRGKDEERKRQRNHYEFDKFMRRKDETKWGKGYCQDRAKKEGHHHGYSYCPDSGDKLGKEDREDLGNRKERLRNKVSEKLAVA
- the upf3a gene encoding regulator of nonsense transcripts 3A isoform X2, with the translated sequence MRSEKDQMTVGKEKSVVEIQFRDLPREQENTPGNPKQKEEKKEVFTKVVLRRLPPNLSKDQLEEQLSPLPSYDYFEFFPADQSLYPHLFSRAYINFKNPEDILLFRDRFDGYVFIDNKGQEYPAVVEFAPFQKISKKKLKKKDAKAGSIEEDPEYKRFLENYSCDEEKSMANPETLLGEIEAKTRELIAKRTTPLLEYIKNKKIEKQRIREEKREERRRRELEKKRQREEEKRKRREEERRKRKEAEKQKKLSEKDIKIKLLKKSDRDDDMDSDRIKDKCDIGETDRGKWEKAGGQMKSKDSKEKGQPESDKEQREQHGRRQRDKEHRGKDEERKRQRNHYEFDKFMRRKDETKWGKGYCQDRAKKEGHHHGYSYCPDSGDKLGKEDREDLGNRKERLRNKDRPAMQLYQPGARNRKRMSSAGKGYDCIPVAHSPEPGTEHCYDVVAMATGLEKGFEKSKDEL
- the upf3a gene encoding regulator of nonsense transcripts 3A isoform X1 produces the protein MRSEKDQMTVGKEKSVVEIQFRDLPREQENTPGNPKQKEEKKEVFTKVVLRRLPPNLSKDQLEEQLSPLPSYDYFEFFPADQSLYPHLFSRAYINFKNPEDILLFRDRFDGYVFIDNKGQEYPAVVEFAPFQKISKKKLKKKDAKAGSIEEDPEYKRFLENYSCDEEKSMANPETLLGEIEAKTRELIAKRTTPLLEYIKNKKIEKQRIREEKREERRRRELEKKRQREEEKRKRREEERRKRKEAEKQKKLSEKDIKIKLLKKSDRDDDMDSDRIKDKCDIGETDRGKWEKAGGQMKSKDSKEKGQPESDKEQREQHGRRQRDKEHRGKDEERKRQRNHYEFDKFMRRKDETKWGKGYCQDRAKKEGHHHGYSYCPDSGDKLGKEDREDLGNRKERLRNKVSEKDRPAMQLYQPGARNRKRMSSAGKGYDCIPVAHSPEPGTEHCYDVVAMATGLEKGFEKSKDEL
- the upf3a gene encoding regulator of nonsense transcripts 3A isoform X4; amino-acid sequence: MRSEKDQMTVGKEKSVVEIQFRDLPREQENTPGNPKQKEEKKEVFTKVVLRRLPPNLSKDQLEEQLSPLPSYDYFEFFPADQSLYPHLFSRAYINFKNPEDILLFRDRFDGYVFIDNKGQEYPAVVEFAPFQKISKKKLKKKDAKAGSIEEDPEYKRFLENYSCDEEKSMANPETLLGEIEAKTRELIAKRTTPLLEYIKNKKIEKQRIREEKREERRRRELEKKRQREEEKRKRREEERRKRKEAEKQKKLSEKDIKIKLLKKSDRDDDMDSDRIKDKCDIGETDRGKWEKAGGQMKSKDSKEKGQPESDKEQREQHGRRQRDKEHRGKDEERKRQRNHYEFDKFMRRKDETKWGKGYCQDRAKKEGHHHGYSYCPDSGDKLGKEDREDLGNRKERLRNKLAVA